A single region of the Anomaloglossus baeobatrachus isolate aAnoBae1 chromosome 2, aAnoBae1.hap1, whole genome shotgun sequence genome encodes:
- the NGF gene encoding beta-nerve growth factor isoform X2 encodes MSMLYYTLIIAFLIGIQAAPKTKDHAPAGSSAKHRVQHHHAHRTKSLHRHHGRIETNEPASSHNITVDPKLFRKRKFRSPRVLFSTQPPPLSEDLRNLEYLDDEESLNKTIRAKRTVHPVLHRGEYSVCDSVSMWVGEKSTATDIKGKEVTVLGEVNINNNVFKQYFFETRCRDPKPVSSGCRGIDSKHWNSYCTTTHTFVKALTMEGKQAAWRFIRIDTACVCVLSRKGRP; translated from the coding sequence ATGTCCATGTTGTACTACACTCTGATCATAGCATTTCTGATCGGCATACAGGCTGCACCAAAGACTAAGGACCATGCCCCAGCCGGCTCATCAGCAAAACATCGTGTTCAGCATCATCACGCACATCGAACGAAGTCTCTTCACCGGCATCATGGCAGAATAGAAACAAATGAACCTGCATCTTCTCACAACATTACAGTTGACCCTAAACTTTTCAGAAAGAGGAAATTTCGCTCTCCAAGGGTTTTATTTAGCACCCAACCTCCACCATTGTCAGAGGACCTACGAAACTTGGAATATTTAGATGATGAGGAATCGCTCAATAAAACGATCCGCGCTAAAAGAACGGTGCATCCGGTGCTTCATCGTGGGGAGTATTCAGTATGCGATAGTGTCAGTATGTGGGTTGGTGAAAAATCCACTGCCACTGACATCAAGGGCAAGGAAGTAACTGTATTGGGGGAAGTCAATATTAATAATAACGTTTTTAAGCAGTACTTTTTTGAAACCAGGTGTAGAGATCCAAAGCCAGTTTCAAGTGGATGTCGTGGGATTGATTCAAAGCATTGGAACTCATATTGCACCACTACGCATACTTTTGTCAAAGCTTTGACAATGGAAGGGAAGCAAGCAGCGTGGAGGTTCATACGGATAGATACAGCTTGTGTCTGTGTACTCAGCAGGAAGGGCCGACCATAA